The Streptomyces sp. NBC_01255 genome window below encodes:
- a CDS encoding PucR family transcriptional regulator encodes MPRQRIQQFADRALEQVPELAQDILAEIRREYPSLVLLPDESGEPKALVAIRHALELFVEQMTTGSNRPRALPELFRDFGRGEVSQGRSLDSLQGIYRLGVRLSWRRMAEIGQQVDIPPSAMYELAESAFEYLDVMVAQSVRGYAEAVARQAGERLRLQRLLVDLLLTEHRTDPTALLADRAADLGWQLPGRVAVAVLLRPAQEAVAPAVGDEMLLDMEGVRPRLVVPDPDAPGRAELLDRAVAGWSGALGPSVPLAEAATSLRWAEAAVGMIEQGLLPRGRLLHCGEHVEALVLLPAGELIDDLARRRLARLDEAGGPAHANRLAETLLAWLETRGGAPEVAARLGVHPQTVRYRLRQLRELWGDDLDDPDRRFELELALRTRRLRGDLSPPPD; translated from the coding sequence GTGCCACGACAACGGATTCAGCAGTTCGCCGACCGCGCCTTGGAGCAGGTCCCCGAACTGGCCCAGGACATCCTCGCCGAGATCCGGCGGGAGTATCCGAGCCTGGTGCTCCTCCCCGACGAGTCCGGGGAGCCGAAGGCTCTGGTGGCGATCCGGCACGCCCTCGAGCTCTTCGTGGAACAGATGACCACGGGGTCGAACCGGCCGCGCGCCCTCCCGGAGCTGTTCCGGGACTTCGGGCGCGGCGAGGTCTCGCAAGGGCGCAGCCTGGACTCCCTGCAGGGGATCTACCGGCTGGGCGTCCGCCTCTCTTGGCGGCGGATGGCGGAGATCGGCCAGCAGGTCGACATCCCGCCTTCGGCCATGTACGAACTCGCCGAGTCCGCGTTCGAGTACCTCGACGTCATGGTGGCCCAGTCGGTACGCGGCTACGCCGAGGCCGTCGCCCGCCAGGCCGGGGAGCGCCTGCGCCTGCAACGGCTGCTCGTCGATCTCCTGCTCACCGAACACCGCACGGATCCGACCGCCTTGCTCGCCGACCGCGCGGCCGACCTGGGATGGCAGCTGCCCGGGAGGGTGGCGGTGGCGGTGCTGCTCCGTCCCGCCCAGGAGGCCGTCGCCCCTGCCGTGGGCGACGAGATGCTGCTCGACATGGAGGGCGTGCGGCCGCGCCTGGTCGTACCGGACCCGGACGCCCCCGGACGCGCGGAGTTGCTGGACCGGGCGGTGGCCGGCTGGTCCGGGGCGCTCGGCCCGTCGGTTCCCCTGGCGGAGGCTGCCACGTCGCTGCGCTGGGCGGAGGCCGCCGTCGGAATGATCGAGCAGGGTCTGCTGCCGCGAGGGCGGCTCCTGCACTGCGGCGAGCACGTCGAAGCCTTGGTGCTGCTGCCCGCGGGTGAGCTGATCGACGATCTGGCGCGGCGGCGGCTGGCGCGGCTCGACGAGGCCGGCGGCCCGGCACACGCCAACCGACTCGCCGAGACACTGCTGGCCTGGCTGGAGACGCGAGGTGGTGCTCCGGAGGTGGCCGCCCGGCTCGGAGTCCACCCCCAGACCGTGCGCTACCGGCTGAGACAGCTCCGTGAGTTGTGGGGCGACGACCTGGACGACCCGGACCGCCGCTTCGAACTGGAGCTGGCGCTTCGCACCCGGCGGCTGCGGGGAGATCTCTCCCCACCGCCTGACTGA
- a CDS encoding thymidine kinase, with product MPELVFFSGTMDCGKSTLALQIAHNRDARGLQGVIFTRDDRAGEGKLSSRLGLVTEAVEAPQGMDLYAYLVTQLSQGGKADYVIVDEAQFLAPEQIDQLARIVDDLGLDVFAFGITTDFRTKLFPGSQRLIELADRIEQLQVEALCWCGARATHNARTVGGQMVVEGAQVVVGDVNRPAGEVGYEVLCRRHHRRLMTSAAAHAGALSPDVLPVNNA from the coding sequence ATGCCCGAGCTGGTCTTCTTCTCCGGAACCATGGATTGCGGGAAGAGCACCCTGGCCCTCCAGATCGCCCACAACCGCGACGCGCGCGGGCTCCAGGGCGTGATCTTCACCCGTGACGACCGGGCGGGCGAGGGCAAGCTGTCCTCCCGGCTCGGCCTGGTGACGGAGGCGGTCGAGGCTCCGCAGGGCATGGACCTGTACGCGTACCTCGTCACCCAGCTGTCCCAGGGCGGCAAGGCCGACTACGTGATCGTCGACGAGGCGCAGTTCCTCGCGCCGGAACAGATCGACCAGCTCGCCCGTATCGTCGACGACCTCGGCCTGGACGTCTTCGCCTTCGGCATCACCACCGACTTCCGGACCAAGCTGTTCCCCGGCTCGCAGCGGCTGATCGAACTGGCGGACCGGATCGAGCAGCTCCAGGTCGAGGCGCTGTGCTGGTGCGGGGCCCGGGCGACGCACAACGCCCGTACGGTGGGCGGCCAGATGGTCGTCGAGGGCGCCCAGGTGGTGGTCGGGGACGTGAACCGGCCGGCGGGGGAGGTCGGTTACGAGGTCCTCTGCCGCCGTCACCACCGCCGCCTCATGACCTCGGCCGCGGCCCACGCGGGCGCGCTCTCGCCGGACGTCCTTCCGGTCAACAACGCCTGA
- a CDS encoding alkaline phosphatase family protein, with product MVQPTAVSHGWPDDPVPLSLDTAPVPEYTFGSLGDLLPTLVAGQGVPGFDARIAELTPADRNCVFLIDGLGWEQIKAHPDEAPYLTSLLGTSRGGTGRPVTAGFPATTATSLASVGTGRYPGTHGLPGYTVRNPDTGELMNQLRWRPWTEPRVWQPYPTVFQLAHAAGIHTAQVSSPIFEQTPLTQVALSGGTFHGRLTGEERMDFAAEQLAAGDRSLVYTYYSELDGAGHRFGIDSDAWRGQLMFVDRLVQRLAEQLPPRSALYVTADHGMVDIPFDEQHRIDFDEDWELRAGVALLGGEGRARHVYAVPGAEADVLTCWREVIGEQFWVASRDEAIALGWFGDEIDERVYGRIGDVVAAAHDDVAITASVNEPHESAMAGMHGSMTPAEQLVPLLEVRS from the coding sequence ATGGTCCAGCCCACCGCCGTGTCCCACGGCTGGCCCGACGACCCGGTCCCGCTGTCCCTGGACACCGCGCCGGTGCCCGAGTACACCTTCGGCTCCCTCGGCGACCTGCTCCCGACGCTCGTCGCGGGCCAGGGCGTGCCCGGCTTCGACGCGAGGATCGCCGAGCTGACCCCGGCCGACCGGAACTGCGTCTTCCTGATCGACGGACTCGGCTGGGAGCAGATCAAGGCCCATCCGGACGAGGCCCCGTACCTGACCTCGCTCCTCGGCACCTCGCGCGGCGGCACGGGCCGCCCCGTCACCGCCGGCTTCCCCGCCACCACCGCGACCTCGCTCGCCTCCGTCGGCACCGGCCGCTACCCCGGTACGCACGGGCTGCCCGGCTACACCGTGCGCAACCCCGACACCGGCGAGCTGATGAACCAGCTGCGCTGGAGGCCGTGGACCGAACCGCGTGTCTGGCAGCCGTACCCCACCGTCTTCCAGCTCGCGCACGCGGCCGGGATCCACACCGCCCAGGTGTCCTCCCCGATCTTCGAGCAGACCCCCCTCACCCAGGTCGCGCTCAGCGGCGGAACGTTTCACGGGCGTCTGACCGGCGAGGAGCGCATGGACTTCGCCGCCGAGCAGCTCGCCGCCGGCGACCGCTCGCTCGTCTACACGTACTACAGCGAACTCGACGGCGCGGGACACCGCTTCGGCATCGACTCCGACGCCTGGCGCGGACAGCTGATGTTCGTCGACCGGCTCGTGCAGCGTCTCGCCGAGCAGCTCCCGCCCCGCTCCGCGCTGTACGTCACGGCCGACCACGGCATGGTCGACATCCCCTTCGACGAGCAGCACCGCATCGACTTCGACGAGGACTGGGAGCTGCGCGCGGGCGTGGCCCTGCTCGGCGGCGAAGGCCGGGCCCGTCATGTGTACGCCGTCCCCGGCGCCGAGGCGGACGTCCTCACCTGCTGGCGCGAGGTGATCGGCGAGCAGTTCTGGGTGGCGAGCCGGGACGAGGCCATCGCCCTCGGCTGGTTCGGCGACGAGATCGACGAGCGCGTGTACGGCAGGATCGGCGACGTGGTCGCCGCGGCCCACGACGACGTCGCGATCACCGCGTCGGTCAACGAGCCCCACGAGTCGGCGATGGCCGGCATGCACGGGTCCATGACCCCCGCCGAGCAGCTCGTCCCGCTGCTCGAAGTCCGTTCCTGA
- a CDS encoding DUF5998 family protein codes for MAKSGTTTQGLRAAIERSGYYPALVAEAVEAAVGGEAVASYVVHQETTFDANEVRRHVTVLVLTAHRFIVSHTDEQAADTSSPTPYATTSTESVKLDRISSVVVSRVVANPESYTPGTLPREVVLTIGWGAVSRIDLEPAACGDANCDADHGYTGNATADDLSLRVSEAGDGPDTVRQTLAFAQALSESIAATAATTR; via the coding sequence ATGGCGAAGAGCGGTACGACGACCCAGGGGCTGCGCGCGGCGATCGAGCGCAGCGGCTACTACCCGGCCCTCGTGGCCGAGGCGGTGGAGGCCGCCGTCGGCGGCGAGGCCGTGGCGTCGTACGTGGTGCACCAGGAGACCACGTTCGACGCGAACGAGGTCCGGCGCCACGTCACCGTCCTCGTCCTGACGGCCCACCGCTTCATCGTGAGCCACACCGACGAGCAGGCCGCCGACACCAGCTCCCCGACGCCGTACGCCACGACGTCCACCGAGTCCGTGAAGCTCGACCGGATCTCCTCGGTCGTCGTCAGCCGTGTCGTCGCCAACCCCGAGTCGTACACCCCGGGCACGCTGCCCCGCGAGGTGGTGCTCACCATCGGCTGGGGCGCCGTCTCCCGCATCGACCTGGAGCCCGCCGCCTGCGGCGACGCCAACTGCGACGCCGACCACGGCTACACGGGCAACGCCACCGCCGACGACCTCAGCCTGCGGGTGAGCGAGGCCGGCGACGGCCCGGACACCGTCCGGCAGACCCTCGCCTTCGCCCAGGCGCTCTCCGAATCCATCGCGGCCACCGCCGCCACCACGCGCTGA
- a CDS encoding bifunctional acetate--CoA ligase family protein/GNAT family N-acetyltransferase, whose protein sequence is MQSASEQSEAADRPAPPAPASSPEHAYPDHWEADVVLRDGGTARIRPITADDADRLVSFYEQVSDESKYYRFFAPYPRLSAKDVHRFTHHDFVDRVGLAATVGGEFIATVRYDRIDDRGMPASGPADEAEVAFLVQDAHQGRGVASALLEHIAAVARERDIRRFAAEVLPANNKMIKVFTDAGYTQKRSFEDGSVRLHLDLEPTVRSLAVQRAREQRAEARSVQRLLTPRSVAVVGAGRAPGGVGRTVLRNLLGSGFTGRVHAVNAALTDGPAELDGVPAHPSVAAIGEPVDLAIVAVPAERVPEVVADCGEHGVLGLVVLSAGYAESGPAGRERQRQLVRQARSYGMRIIGPNAFGIINTAEDVRLNASLAPHMPAAGRIGLFTQSGAIGIALLAGLHRHGAGLSSFISAGNRADVSGNDFLQHWYDDPGTDVVLLYLESIGNPRKFTRLARRTAAVKPVVVVKGARHSGSAPPGHRVPVTRIPHATVSALLRQAGVIRVDTVTELVDAGLLLAAQPLPAGPRVAILGNSESLGLLTYDACLTEGLRPLRPLDLTTAAGPADFRDALAAALADETSDAVVVTAIPWVGENGATESGDGEVLAASLREAVASVPAPAKPVVVVHVEMGGLAEALAVATSTRPAPAGTRTASAPVRPAAAAITGTAAPVAGPAADPAAGETAARGSAPSTDPAATDPAAAETAAVAADAAPGRQATIPAYPAAERAVRALAEAVRYGQWRRQAAEPGRVPEYEDIDEPGAAALIERVLGDGGDGGETDTRGVTLDTADAGELLSRYGITVLPTLPAPTPDEAVAAARRLGYPVALKTTAPHLRHRPDLGGVRLDLATEEQLRTAYAELTEVLGKPEELQPVVQAMVPRGVDTLVRSAIDPAVGAVLSFGLSGAASELLGDTAHRLVPATDRDAAELVRSIRTAPLLFGWRGSAPVDTPALEELLLRVSRLVDDHPEVVAVSLEPVVVAPGGLSVLGATVRLAPPPPRTDLGPRRLPSY, encoded by the coding sequence ATGCAGAGCGCGTCGGAGCAGTCGGAAGCGGCGGATCGACCGGCACCACCGGCACCTGCCTCATCGCCGGAGCACGCCTATCCCGATCACTGGGAGGCCGACGTGGTGCTCCGGGACGGCGGCACCGCGCGCATCAGGCCCATCACGGCCGACGACGCCGACCGGCTGGTCAGCTTCTACGAGCAGGTGTCGGACGAGTCGAAGTACTACCGCTTCTTCGCGCCGTACCCACGGCTCTCCGCGAAGGACGTCCACCGGTTCACCCACCACGACTTCGTCGACCGGGTGGGCCTCGCCGCGACCGTGGGCGGCGAGTTCATCGCCACCGTCCGCTACGACCGCATCGACGACCGCGGCATGCCCGCCTCTGGACCGGCCGACGAGGCCGAGGTCGCCTTCCTCGTCCAGGACGCGCACCAGGGGCGCGGCGTCGCCTCCGCCCTCCTCGAACACATCGCGGCGGTCGCGCGCGAGCGGGACATCCGGCGCTTCGCCGCGGAGGTGCTCCCCGCCAACAACAAGATGATCAAGGTCTTCACGGACGCGGGCTACACCCAGAAGCGGAGCTTCGAGGACGGCTCCGTCCGGCTCCACCTCGACCTCGAACCGACCGTCCGCTCCCTCGCCGTCCAGCGCGCGCGGGAGCAGCGGGCAGAGGCGCGATCCGTCCAGCGGCTCCTCACGCCCCGCTCCGTCGCCGTCGTCGGCGCCGGGCGCGCACCCGGCGGCGTCGGCCGGACCGTCCTCCGCAATCTCCTCGGCTCCGGCTTCACCGGCCGCGTCCACGCGGTGAACGCCGCGCTCACCGACGGTCCGGCGGAGCTCGACGGAGTCCCCGCCCACCCCTCCGTCGCGGCCATCGGCGAGCCCGTGGACCTGGCGATCGTCGCCGTCCCCGCCGAGCGCGTGCCGGAGGTCGTCGCCGACTGCGGCGAGCACGGAGTGCTGGGCCTCGTCGTCCTTTCCGCCGGATACGCGGAGAGCGGTCCGGCCGGCCGGGAGCGGCAGCGCCAGCTCGTACGACAGGCCCGCTCGTACGGGATGCGGATCATCGGGCCGAACGCGTTCGGGATCATCAACACCGCCGAGGACGTCCGGCTCAACGCCTCGCTCGCCCCCCACATGCCGGCCGCCGGGCGGATCGGGCTCTTCACCCAGTCCGGCGCGATCGGGATCGCGCTCCTCGCCGGCCTCCACCGGCACGGCGCGGGGCTCTCCTCCTTCATCTCGGCCGGCAACCGCGCCGACGTGTCCGGGAACGACTTCCTCCAGCACTGGTACGACGACCCGGGTACGGACGTCGTCCTCCTCTATCTGGAGTCGATCGGCAACCCCAGGAAGTTCACCCGGCTGGCCCGCCGCACCGCCGCGGTCAAACCGGTCGTGGTCGTCAAGGGCGCCCGGCACAGCGGCAGCGCGCCGCCCGGCCACCGGGTGCCCGTCACCCGCATCCCGCACGCCACGGTCTCCGCGCTGCTGCGCCAGGCCGGGGTGATCCGCGTCGACACCGTCACCGAACTCGTGGACGCCGGACTGCTCCTCGCCGCCCAGCCGCTTCCCGCCGGGCCCAGGGTCGCGATCCTCGGCAACTCCGAGTCGCTCGGCCTCCTCACGTACGACGCCTGCCTGACCGAGGGACTGCGCCCGCTGCGGCCGCTCGACCTGACGACCGCGGCGGGCCCGGCGGACTTCCGGGACGCGCTGGCCGCGGCGCTCGCGGACGAGACGTCCGACGCGGTCGTGGTGACCGCGATCCCCTGGGTCGGGGAGAACGGCGCCACCGAGTCCGGCGACGGGGAGGTCCTCGCGGCCTCCCTGCGCGAGGCCGTCGCGTCCGTACCCGCCCCGGCGAAGCCCGTCGTCGTCGTCCACGTCGAGATGGGCGGCCTCGCGGAGGCCCTCGCGGTCGCGACGAGCACGAGGCCGGCGCCGGCGGGGACCCGTACGGCATCGGCTCCGGTCCGGCCCGCGGCGGCAGCCATCACGGGGACCGCCGCCCCGGTCGCCGGTCCCGCCGCCGACCCGGCCGCCGGGGAGACCGCCGCCCGGGGCTCCGCCCCGAGCACCGATCCCGCCGCCACCGACCCTGCCGCCGCCGAGACCGCTGCCGTCGCCGCCGACGCGGCCCCCGGCCGGCAGGCCACCATCCCCGCCTATCCCGCCGCCGAGCGCGCCGTGCGGGCCCTGGCCGAGGCCGTGCGGTACGGGCAGTGGCGGCGGCAGGCCGCCGAGCCCGGACGGGTGCCCGAGTACGAGGACATCGACGAGCCAGGGGCCGCCGCGCTCATCGAGCGGGTGCTCGGCGACGGCGGCGACGGCGGCGAAACGGACACGCGAGGTGTGACCCTCGACACCGCGGACGCGGGGGAGCTGCTCTCGCGGTACGGGATCACCGTCCTGCCCACCCTCCCCGCGCCCACCCCCGACGAGGCCGTCGCCGCCGCCCGCCGGCTCGGCTACCCCGTCGCGCTCAAGACGACCGCGCCCCACCTGCGTCACCGCCCCGACCTCGGCGGTGTCCGGCTGGACCTGGCCACCGAGGAGCAGCTCCGTACCGCCTACGCCGAGCTGACCGAGGTCCTCGGCAAGCCCGAGGAGCTCCAGCCCGTCGTCCAGGCGATGGTGCCCCGGGGCGTCGACACCCTCGTCCGCTCCGCCATCGACCCCGCCGTCGGAGCCGTCCTCTCCTTCGGGCTCTCCGGCGCGGCCTCCGAGCTCCTCGGCGACACGGCCCACCGGCTGGTCCCGGCCACCGACCGGGACGCCGCCGAACTCGTCCGTTCCATCCGCACCGCCCCGCTGCTCTTCGGCTGGCGCGGATCCGCCCCGGTCGACACCCCTGCCCTGGAGGAACTCCTGCTCAGGGTCTCCCGGCTCGTCGACGACCACCCGGAGGTGGTGGCGGTCTCCCTGGAGCCGGTGGTCGTGGCCCCCGGCGGACTGTCCGTCCTCGGAGCAACCGTCCGGCTGGCCCCGCCCCCGCCCCGGACCGACCTCGGCCCGCGCCGCCTGCCGAGTTACTGA
- a CDS encoding HPr family phosphocarrier protein: MAERRVNVGWAEGLHARPASIFVRAATASGVPVTIAKSDGTPVNAASMLAVLGLGAQGGEEIVLASEADGAEIALDRLAKLVAEGLDELPETV, encoded by the coding sequence ATGGCTGAGCGCCGCGTCAACGTCGGCTGGGCCGAGGGCCTCCACGCCCGCCCCGCGTCCATCTTCGTCCGTGCCGCCACGGCTTCCGGCGTTCCGGTGACGATCGCCAAGTCCGACGGCACCCCCGTGAACGCCGCCTCGATGCTCGCGGTGCTCGGCCTGGGCGCGCAGGGCGGCGAGGAGATCGTCCTCGCTTCGGAGGCCGACGGCGCCGAGATCGCGCTCGACCGTCTCGCCAAGCTGGTCGCCGAGGGTCTCGACGAGCTCCCCGAGACCGTCTGA
- a CDS encoding GntR family transcriptional regulator translates to MRVPAQSVCTAIRDDIVSGVFERGGRLTEEQLARRYGVSRVPVREALRTLESEGFVVTRRHAGAHVAEPTEQEAADLLDMRALLEPLGAARAAQRRTEAHLKVLRGLVRLGQERARRGQGEDLRSLGGWFHETLAQASGSPALTALLTQLRHKIAWMYAVDQPAHPVEAWSEHGAIVDAVARGDAERARALTALHAERSLGLHRLKRPERGRVRVSQHVVNTASGRN, encoded by the coding sequence ATGCGCGTACCCGCGCAATCGGTATGCACGGCGATCCGGGACGACATCGTCTCCGGTGTCTTCGAGCGGGGCGGGCGGCTGACCGAGGAGCAGCTCGCGCGCCGCTACGGGGTCTCCCGTGTCCCGGTCCGTGAGGCCCTGCGCACCCTGGAGTCCGAGGGCTTCGTCGTCACCCGCCGCCACGCCGGCGCCCATGTCGCCGAGCCCACCGAGCAGGAGGCGGCCGATCTGCTCGACATGCGGGCCCTGCTCGAACCGCTGGGCGCCGCCCGCGCCGCGCAGCGGCGTACCGAGGCGCATCTGAAGGTCCTGCGCGGCCTGGTCAGGCTGGGGCAGGAGCGGGCCAGGCGCGGCCAGGGCGAGGATCTGCGCTCGCTCGGGGGCTGGTTCCACGAGACGCTGGCGCAGGCCTCCGGCAGTCCGGCCCTGACCGCGCTGCTCACCCAGCTACGCCACAAGATCGCCTGGATGTACGCGGTCGACCAGCCCGCCCACCCCGTGGAGGCCTGGTCCGAGCACGGCGCCATCGTGGACGCCGTCGCGCGCGGCGACGCCGAGAGGGCCAGGGCGCTGACGGCGCTGCACGCGGAGCGCTCGCTGGGGCTGCACCGGCTCAAAAGGCCGGAGCGCGGCCGTGTGAGGGTTTCGCAACATGTCGTCAACACGGCGAGCGGCCGGAATTAA
- a CDS encoding M23 family metallopeptidase, which yields MAFTRATGKHRGPSRMARRSVGIAGVATLATTGVIGGFASPALATDTDNRSPEDTGLTQVITEDSLADRIDAQAAAQEQEAFEAIVKAKAQAEARAEAKRKAEARAKEVREERERAAREAERRRLASFQLPVAGSYVTTGYKTGGSLWSSGSHSGIDFHASYGSSVVSVGSGTVVEAGWGGAYGNNIVIQMNDGTYTQYGHLSSIGVYVGQTVEPGQQIGISGSSGNSTGPHLHFEARTGSDYGSDLNPISYLRARGVSL from the coding sequence ATGGCGTTCACCCGTGCCACCGGGAAGCATCGTGGTCCGAGCCGGATGGCGCGCCGCAGCGTGGGCATCGCCGGCGTGGCGACGCTCGCCACCACCGGCGTCATCGGAGGCTTCGCCTCCCCGGCGCTCGCCACCGACACGGACAACCGCTCCCCCGAGGACACCGGCCTCACGCAGGTGATCACCGAGGACTCCCTCGCGGACCGGATCGACGCCCAGGCCGCCGCCCAGGAGCAGGAGGCCTTCGAGGCCATCGTCAAGGCGAAGGCCCAGGCCGAGGCCCGCGCCGAGGCGAAGCGCAAGGCCGAGGCCCGCGCCAAGGAGGTCCGCGAGGAGCGCGAGCGCGCCGCCCGCGAGGCCGAGCGCCGCCGCCTCGCCTCCTTCCAGCTCCCCGTGGCCGGCTCGTACGTCACCACCGGCTACAAGACCGGCGGCTCGCTCTGGTCCTCCGGCAGCCACTCCGGCATCGACTTCCACGCCTCCTACGGCAGCTCGGTCGTCTCCGTCGGCTCCGGCACCGTCGTCGAGGCCGGCTGGGGCGGCGCGTACGGCAACAACATCGTGATCCAGATGAACGACGGCACGTACACCCAGTACGGTCACCTCTCGTCCATCGGGGTCTACGTCGGCCAGACCGTCGAGCCGGGCCAGCAGATAGGCATCTCGGGCTCGTCGGGCAACTCGACCGGCCCGCACCTCCACTTCGAGGCGCGGACGGGCTCCGACTACGGCTCGGACCTGAACCCCATCTCCTACCTCCGCGCTCGCGGCGTCAGCCTCTGA
- a CDS encoding M16 family metallopeptidase, whose translation MDFHPQPEPGVARPWAFPAPDRGSLANGLTLLTSHRPGQQVVAVELFLPAPLDAEPAGLDGVATIMARALSEGTDQRDAEEFAAELERCGATLDAHADHPGVRVSLEVPVSRLPKALGLLSEALIAPAFLDTEIERLVRNRLDEIPHETANPARRAAKQLSKELFPAEVRMSRPRQGTEETVEAIDAAAVRAFYEAYVRPATATAVVVGDLTGVDLDKVLAETLGAWTGESAEPLPMPPITADDTGRVVIVDRPGAVQTQLLIGRIGADRHDNVWAAQALGTYCLGGTLTSRLDRVLREEKGYTYGVRAFGQVLRSDAEGNGASMLAISGSIDTPNTGPALDDLWKVLRTLAAEGLTDAERETAVQNLVGVAPLKYETAASVAGTLADQVEQHLPDDYQAQLYARLAETGTVEATAAVVNAFPVDRLVTVLVGDAAQIAEPVRALGIGEVTVVTG comes from the coding sequence ATGGACTTCCACCCGCAGCCCGAGCCGGGCGTCGCCAGGCCCTGGGCGTTCCCGGCCCCGGACCGCGGCTCCCTGGCCAACGGCCTGACCCTGCTGACCAGCCACCGCCCCGGCCAGCAGGTCGTGGCCGTGGAGCTCTTCCTGCCGGCCCCGCTGGACGCCGAGCCGGCCGGGCTCGACGGCGTCGCCACGATCATGGCCCGCGCGCTCTCCGAGGGCACGGACCAGCGCGACGCCGAGGAGTTCGCGGCCGAGCTGGAGCGCTGCGGCGCCACGCTCGACGCGCACGCGGACCACCCGGGCGTACGGGTCTCCCTCGAGGTGCCCGTCTCCCGGCTGCCCAAGGCACTCGGGCTGCTCTCCGAAGCGCTGATCGCGCCGGCCTTCCTGGACACCGAGATCGAGCGCCTCGTGCGCAACCGCCTCGACGAGATCCCGCACGAGACGGCCAACCCGGCCCGCCGCGCCGCCAAGCAGCTCTCCAAGGAGCTCTTCCCGGCCGAGGTCCGGATGTCCCGGCCGCGTCAGGGCACCGAGGAGACCGTCGAGGCCATCGACGCCGCCGCGGTCCGCGCCTTCTACGAGGCGTACGTCCGGCCCGCCACGGCCACCGCCGTGGTCGTCGGCGACCTGACCGGCGTCGACCTGGACAAGGTCCTCGCCGAGACCCTGGGCGCCTGGACCGGCGAGTCGGCCGAGCCGCTCCCGATGCCGCCGATCACCGCCGACGACACCGGACGGGTCGTCATCGTCGACCGCCCCGGCGCGGTCCAGACCCAGTTGCTGATCGGCCGGATCGGCGCCGACCGGCACGACAATGTCTGGGCGGCCCAGGCCCTGGGCACGTACTGCCTCGGTGGGACGCTGACCTCGCGGCTCGACCGGGTCCTGCGCGAGGAGAAGGGCTACACGTACGGCGTGCGGGCCTTCGGGCAGGTGCTCCGCTCCGACGCCGAGGGGAACGGCGCCTCGATGCTCGCCATCAGCGGCTCGATCGACACCCCGAACACCGGCCCCGCACTTGACGACCTGTGGAAGGTGCTGCGGACCCTCGCCGCCGAGGGTCTCACCGACGCCGAGCGCGAGACGGCCGTGCAGAACCTGGTGGGCGTGGCACCGCTCAAGTACGAGACGGCCGCCTCGGTCGCCGGGACGCTCGCCGACCAGGTCGAGCAGCACCTCCCGGACGACTACCAGGCCCAGTTGTACGCGCGGCTGGCCGAGACGGGCACGGTCGAGGCGACCGCGGCCGTCGTCAACGCCTTCCCCGTGGACCGGCTCGTGACCGTGCTCGTGGGCGACGCGGCACAGATCGCGGAGCCGGTGCGCGCACTCGGCATCGGCGAAGTCACCGTGGTGACCGGCTGA